The Lepus europaeus isolate LE1 chromosome 5, mLepTim1.pri, whole genome shotgun sequence genome includes the window GCCTGAGCACTCCCTGTTCTTCTTCTGTTCACGAAAGGCTCGGATCCGGCTGCACTGGGCGGGGCAGACTCTAGCCATCCTCTgcgcagccctgggcctgggcttcATCGTCTCCAGCAGGACCCGCAGCGAGCTGCCCCATCTGGTGTCCTGGCACAGCTGGGTAGGAGTGCTGACTCTGCTGGCCACTGGCGGCCAGGCACTGTGtgggctctgcctcctctgcccCCGAGCAGCCAGGGTCTCGCGGGTGGCTCGTCTGAAGCTCTACCACCTGACGTGTGCACTGGTGGTCTACCTGATGGCTACAGTCACAGTGCTCCTGGGCATGTACTCAGCGTGGTTCCAGGCCCAGATCAAAGGGGCAGCCTGGTACGTGTGCCTGACGCTGCCCCTCTATCCAGCTCTCGTGATCATGCACCAGATCTCCAGCTCCTACTTGCCAAGGAAGAAAACGGAGATGTGAGCGCCTCTGAGCTCCCAGCCTGGACTTCACTGTCCGTTCCCTTTGGGGACCTCCGGCGGAC containing:
- the LOC133760024 gene encoding probable transmembrane reductase CYB561D1 encodes the protein MQPLEVGLVPAPAREPKLTRCLRRGSGIVAHLVALGFTIFLTVLSRPGTSLFSWHPVFMALAFCVCMAEAILLFSPEHSLFFFCSRKARIRLHWAGQTLAILCAALGLGFIVSSRTRSELPHLVSWHSWVGVLTLLATGGQALCGLCLLCPRAARVSRVARLKLYHLTCALVVYLMATVTVLLGMYSAWFQAQIKGAAWYVCLTLPLYPALVIMHQISSSYLPRKKTEM